The Saprospiraceae bacterium genome includes a window with the following:
- a CDS encoding TonB-dependent receptor encodes MKKLFGICVCILILSFSVSAQTGVLKGFVRDAKTNIPLIGANVLVTSDTGTVTDENGFFIFDNIKPGLYDIQVSYIGYTTEALFEIEVQGVKPTILEFMLKEDSGQLDEVVVKASSFRRTSESPLSLRNIGVSEIKRNPGGNRDISRVIQSLPGVTSTASFRNDLIIRGGAPNENRFFIDDVEVPNINHFATQGSSGGPAGLLNVDFIREVDFFSGAFPVSRGNSLSSVFNFKLKDGRDDRLGFTATAGATDLGIAIDGPLGEKSTFLFSARRSYLQFLFKAIGLPFLPTYTDFNAKYKYKIDNKNEIYFIGIGAIDDFVLNKDANETESKQYLLNQLPVNTQWNYTNGIVYKRYHNNGFTNFVLSRNMLNNEAVKYLNNDESDEKNLILDYKSQEIENKLRIESFRTAGKWEFLVGTGYEFVKYNNSTFNKIFTNSGAADIQYTSAIDFHKYSVFGNISRKFFNDNLTLSGGIRMDGNSFSDAMQNPMEQFSPRISASWKLDEAWSLNFNTGRYYQLPPYTILGYQDDRGFVNKNATYIQADHIVAGIELNTTTSSRITLEGYYKKYNNYPFLLRDRVSLANLGGDFGVIGNEPSQSTSVGRTYGLEFLFQQRLYKGFYGIVAYTLGFSEFQDVNGKYVPSSWDSRHIINLTAGKRFGKDWEFGLKWRYQDGLPSTPFSPESDLVFNWDRNARGIPDYTRLNSRRDGAFNALDIRLDKKWFFKGWDLNLYIDIQNITSSVINREVLILDRPLDDNNMPVGEGIILNPDSDPADQRYKLKSISDASGNVLPTIGIVISI; translated from the coding sequence ATGAAGAAGTTATTTGGTATATGTGTTTGTATTTTGATTTTATCGTTTTCCGTTTCTGCACAGACAGGCGTTTTAAAGGGCTTTGTCAGAGATGCAAAAACGAACATCCCGCTCATTGGAGCTAATGTTTTGGTGACATCTGATACGGGAACTGTTACCGATGAAAACGGATTTTTTATTTTTGATAATATAAAACCGGGTCTTTACGATATTCAGGTTTCATACATAGGATACACAACGGAAGCATTATTTGAAATTGAGGTACAGGGTGTTAAGCCTACAATTCTTGAATTTATGCTGAAGGAAGATTCCGGACAGTTGGATGAAGTTGTGGTCAAAGCTTCTTCTTTCAGACGAACATCAGAAAGCCCTCTTTCACTTCGAAATATCGGTGTATCTGAAATCAAAAGAAATCCGGGTGGCAACAGAGACATCTCACGGGTAATTCAGTCCTTGCCGGGTGTAACATCAACTGCATCTTTCAGAAATGACCTGATAATCAGAGGCGGTGCACCCAATGAAAACCGGTTTTTCATTGATGATGTGGAAGTGCCTAATATTAACCACTTTGCCACGCAAGGTTCTTCGGGCGGGCCGGCAGGACTCCTGAATGTAGATTTTATCAGGGAAGTGGATTTTTTCAGTGGGGCATTTCCGGTCAGTCGTGGTAATTCCTTGAGTTCTGTTTTTAATTTTAAATTGAAAGACGGTAGAGATGACCGTTTGGGTTTTACGGCTACTGCCGGTGCGACTGATTTAGGAATTGCTATAGATGGGCCTTTAGGTGAGAAGAGCACTTTTTTATTTTCTGCCAGAAGATCTTACCTTCAGTTTTTATTTAAAGCGATCGGATTACCATTTTTGCCAACGTACACCGATTTTAATGCAAAGTACAAGTACAAAATAGACAATAAAAACGAAATATACTTTATTGGAATCGGTGCAATTGATGATTTTGTATTAAATAAAGATGCAAATGAGACTGAATCCAAACAATATCTGTTAAACCAATTGCCGGTAAATACGCAATGGAATTATACGAATGGCATTGTTTATAAGCGCTATCATAATAATGGATTTACAAATTTTGTTCTGAGCAGAAATATGTTGAACAATGAAGCCGTAAAATACCTGAATAATGATGAATCTGATGAAAAAAATCTGATATTGGATTATAAATCTCAGGAAATAGAAAATAAGCTAAGGATAGAATCATTCAGAACTGCCGGAAAATGGGAATTTTTGGTAGGTACGGGATACGAGTTTGTCAAATACAACAATTCTACGTTTAATAAAATTTTTACAAATTCTGGTGCTGCTGATATTCAATACACTTCAGCGATAGATTTTCATAAATACAGTGTTTTCGGAAATATCAGTCGAAAATTTTTCAATGATAATCTGACATTATCAGGTGGAATCAGAATGGATGGCAATAGTTTTTCAGATGCTATGCAAAATCCAATGGAACAGTTTTCCCCAAGAATTTCTGCATCGTGGAAATTGGACGAAGCATGGAGTTTAAATTTCAATACAGGAAGATATTATCAACTACCACCTTACACCATATTGGGTTATCAGGATGACAGGGGATTTGTTAACAAAAATGCAACTTACATTCAGGCAGATCACATTGTAGCAGGTATCGAACTGAACACAACTACATCATCCAGAATTACACTTGAAGGATATTACAAAAAATATAATAATTATCCTTTCCTACTGCGGGACAGGGTTTCTTTAGCAAATTTAGGCGGAGACTTTGGTGTTATCGGAAATGAGCCATCTCAATCAACTTCTGTAGGGAGAACTTATGGGTTAGAGTTTCTTTTTCAGCAACGGTTATATAAAGGATTTTATGGAATTGTTGCATACACACTTGGTTTTTCAGAGTTTCAGGATGTAAATGGTAAATATGTTCCGAGTAGTTGGGATTCGCGACATATTATAAATCTCACTGCCGGAAAGAGATTCGGGAAGGACTGGGAATTTGGATTAAAATGGAGATATCAGGACGGATTGCCTTCCACACCTTTTAGTCCGGAATCGGATCTCGTGTTTAATTGGGATAGAAATGCCCGAGGAATTCCTGATTATACCAGATTGAATAGTCGGAGAGATGGCGCTTTCAATGCGCTGGATATCAGATTAGATAAAAAATGGTTTTTTAAAGGTTGGGATCTGAACTTATATATTGATATTCAGAATATTACATCAAGTGTCATAAACAGAGAAGTTCTGATTTTGGATAGACCGCTGGATGACAATAATATGCCAGTGGGTGAAGGAATTATACTTAATCCTGATTCTGACCCGGCAGATCAACGGTATAAGTTGAAATCCATTTCAGATGCTTCCGGAAACGTACTACCTACTATAGGGATTGTTATCAGTATTTGA
- a CDS encoding TonB-dependent receptor plug domain-containing protein, translating to MKNYFKNIANYCILVCSFCYSLVAQNQVVLKGNIVGGGDVLTYATILVHGNNEITQSDEKGNFKLSLASAEKYRLEISYLGFATLDTIIYLTSGIDNLRFELTQDLRLIDEVVVTGTMKETTKDKSPVNIDIITPRLFQKTSTPNLFEAAGLINGVRPQNTCNVCNTGEIQINSLGGPYTLVMIDGMPIVSGLASVYGLMGIPVGMINRLEIAKGPASALYGTEAMGGVINIITKDACAEDHKLYLDYYITSWLENNLDLSKKFNLSKDIHLLSGLNVFWYDNPLDKNNDGFTDLAVQKRISFFNKLDIDRSDGRDFSIALRGVTEERWGGQIGWNNSFRGGDSVYAESIKTNRVELISKYQWNLPQRVFTQFSYNYHHQDSYYGLSPFFAKQSTAFIQTYTDFKWNGRHDILVGINYKHLWFDDNTSATFDPITEKNMPQLLHTSGLFIQDEFPLDKFGKHQVLMGMRLDYNNIYKWIPSPRLAYKWSPGWKHIFRFNMGTGFRIVNVFTEDHMALSGARTVIFQEQIEPEKSVNASLSYIGKLPLSNNQLLTFDISSFYYHFTNRIIPDYDTDPNLILYANLDGYAFNRGGALSVQYDPDTKTKFSAGITYTDVQYADRNASGTLEKQRQLFAPRLSGNYQVSHEFGNSGLKADITGSFTGPMRLPVFPNDFRPEFSPWFTILNFQMTKTFSTGWDLYVGCKNLLNFVPYNPLMRPFDPFDKHVDDPVNNPEGFTFDPSYAYASLQGIRFHVGIRRNI from the coding sequence ATGAAAAATTATTTTAAAAATATCGCAAATTATTGTATTCTGGTGTGTAGCTTTTGCTATTCACTGGTTGCTCAAAATCAGGTTGTGCTGAAAGGAAATATAGTCGGTGGTGGTGATGTACTGACTTATGCAACTATTTTGGTTCATGGAAATAATGAGATAACTCAAAGTGACGAAAAGGGAAATTTTAAACTGTCCTTAGCTTCGGCAGAAAAATACAGATTAGAAATCAGTTATCTGGGGTTTGCTACATTGGACACAATCATATATTTAACATCCGGTATTGATAATTTAAGATTTGAGCTCACGCAGGACTTACGACTGATAGATGAAGTAGTGGTCACAGGCACCATGAAAGAAACCACAAAAGATAAAAGTCCGGTGAATATTGACATTATTACACCAAGACTATTTCAAAAAACAAGTACACCAAATCTTTTTGAAGCAGCAGGTCTGATAAACGGAGTTCGCCCCCAAAATACCTGTAACGTATGCAATACGGGAGAAATTCAAATAAACAGTTTGGGCGGCCCTTACACTTTGGTGATGATAGATGGGATGCCTATCGTCAGCGGATTAGCTTCTGTATATGGTTTAATGGGAATTCCGGTAGGGATGATCAACAGACTGGAAATTGCAAAAGGTCCGGCATCTGCACTGTATGGTACAGAAGCAATGGGTGGCGTCATTAACATTATAACCAAGGATGCCTGTGCAGAAGACCACAAATTATATCTGGATTATTATATAACTTCATGGTTGGAAAACAATCTTGATCTGAGTAAAAAATTTAATCTGAGTAAGGATATACATTTGCTGAGTGGATTGAATGTCTTTTGGTACGACAATCCATTGGATAAAAATAATGATGGATTTACAGATCTGGCAGTTCAAAAGAGAATCAGTTTTTTTAATAAGCTGGATATAGACAGATCAGATGGCAGGGATTTTTCTATTGCGCTGAGGGGTGTCACGGAAGAAAGATGGGGAGGTCAGATAGGATGGAACAATAGTTTCAGAGGCGGAGATTCAGTGTACGCAGAAAGTATCAAAACCAATAGGGTAGAGCTCATCAGCAAATATCAGTGGAATCTTCCCCAAAGAGTGTTTACGCAGTTTTCATATAATTATCATCATCAGGATTCGTATTACGGATTATCACCTTTTTTTGCAAAACAGAGTACCGCTTTTATTCAGACATACACAGACTTTAAGTGGAATGGGAGACATGATATTTTGGTTGGAATCAACTATAAACACCTTTGGTTTGACGATAATACTTCGGCAACATTTGATCCGATTACGGAAAAGAATATGCCCCAATTATTACACACTTCCGGCCTCTTTATTCAGGATGAATTTCCATTGGATAAATTTGGGAAACATCAGGTCCTGATGGGAATGAGATTGGATTACAATAATATATACAAATGGATACCCTCTCCGAGACTTGCCTATAAATGGTCGCCAGGATGGAAACACATTTTCAGATTCAATATGGGAACCGGCTTCAGAATTGTGAATGTATTTACAGAAGATCATATGGCTTTGTCAGGAGCAAGAACTGTCATTTTTCAGGAGCAGATTGAACCTGAGAAGTCTGTGAATGCATCCTTGAGTTATATCGGGAAATTACCTTTGAGCAATAATCAGTTGTTAACTTTTGATATATCATCATTTTATTATCACTTTACCAATAGAATTATTCCGGACTATGACACGGATCCCAATCTGATTTTGTATGCCAATCTGGATGGTTATGCCTTTAATCGAGGGGGTGCACTTAGTGTACAATATGACCCTGATACAAAAACTAAATTTTCAGCAGGTATCACCTATACTGATGTACAGTATGCAGATAGAAACGCTTCCGGCACTTTAGAAAAACAAAGACAATTATTCGCTCCCAGACTGTCTGGTAATTATCAGGTGAGCCATGAGTTTGGGAATTCCGGATTGAAAGCGGATATAACAGGAAGTTTTACCGGACCTATGCGTTTACCTGTTTTTCCCAATGACTTTCGACCCGAATTTTCGCCATGGTTTACTATTCTGAATTTTCAAATGACAAAAACATTTTCAACTGGTTGGGACCTTTATGTTGGCTGCAAAAATCTATTAAATTTTGTGCCCTACAATCCATTGATGCGGCCTTTTGATCCGTTTGACAAACATGTGGATGACCCGGTTAACAATCCGGAAGGTTTTACATTTGATCCTTCGTATGCATATGCATCACTGCAAGGGATCAGATTTCACGTGGGAATCCGGAGGAATATTTAA
- the mltG gene encoding endolytic transglycosylase MltG: MMKRKLLKLSIGLILLVLILVYFFVGRPFLESNVQVNAQNDVLYIPTGSSYEDVLEILTQNKILKNPSYFDNVASLLKYKKDKVKGGRYKIENGWTSIQLVKKIRSGSQDPLGIVINNIRTIHDLAGNAAQFLESDSLTFLTYLTSPEVIKEAGLNQDNFLTLFIPNTYEMFWTTTPEKFVQRMKREHEKFWTAEKIEKLKSHNLSVTEAYIVASIVEKESNYNPERPAIARVYLNRLKLGMKLQADPTVVFATGLFDLRRVLYSHLEIDSPYNTYKYDGIPPGPICMPSISSLNAVINAENHDYIFFCAKADNSGQHAFASTLTEHNRNAAAFANWMNQNNIR; this comes from the coding sequence ATGATGAAAAGAAAATTGTTAAAACTCAGTATCGGTCTGATTTTATTGGTATTAATATTAGTTTACTTTTTTGTGGGCAGACCTTTCTTAGAAAGTAATGTTCAGGTGAATGCTCAAAATGATGTACTCTATATTCCGACCGGTTCATCTTACGAAGACGTACTCGAAATTCTGACACAAAATAAAATCCTCAAAAATCCTTCATATTTTGACAACGTCGCCAGCCTTTTGAAGTATAAAAAAGATAAGGTAAAAGGAGGTCGATATAAAATTGAAAATGGCTGGACCAGTATTCAGTTAGTAAAAAAAATAAGATCCGGCTCACAGGATCCACTTGGTATAGTCATTAATAATATCAGAACTATCCATGATCTTGCCGGCAATGCGGCACAGTTTCTGGAGTCAGATTCTTTAACTTTTCTGACTTATCTGACTTCGCCGGAAGTTATAAAGGAAGCAGGTCTGAATCAGGATAATTTTCTGACACTCTTTATACCGAATACCTATGAAATGTTCTGGACCACCACACCGGAAAAATTTGTTCAGCGAATGAAAAGAGAACATGAAAAATTCTGGACTGCTGAAAAAATTGAAAAGCTAAAAAGCCATAATCTGAGTGTAACTGAAGCCTATATTGTGGCTTCAATCGTTGAAAAAGAAAGCAATTACAATCCTGAAAGACCCGCCATCGCCAGAGTGTATCTAAATCGTTTGAAACTAGGTATGAAGTTGCAGGCAGATCCGACTGTCGTATTTGCAACAGGTCTTTTTGATCTGAGGAGAGTACTTTACAGCCATCTGGAAATAGATTCTCCTTACAATACTTATAAGTATGATGGAATCCCGCCTGGCCCGATTTGTATGCCTTCGATCTCAAGTCTGAATGCAGTCATCAATGCGGAGAATCATGATTATATATTTTTCTGTGCTAAAGCAGATAATAGTGGCCAACATGCTTTTGCAAGTACATTAACCGAACACAATCGGAATGCAGCTGCATTTGCAAATTGGATGAACCAAAACAACATTCGTTAA
- the panB gene encoding 3-methyl-2-oxobutanoate hydroxymethyltransferase: MSVAKREVKRITTHVLHAMKERGEKISMLTAYDFSMAKILDAAGVDILLVGDSASNVMAGHETTLPITLEHMIYHAQSVIRAVERAFVVVDLPFGSYQGNSTKALNSAIAIMKESGAHAVKLEGGAEIEDSVRRILSAGVPVMGHLGLTPQSIYKFGTYSVRAKEEAEAAKLMEDAKLLEEAGCFAIVLEKIPAELGTKVSQAVGIPVIGIGAGNGTDGQVLVTHDMLGITKDFHPRFLRRYLELFSTIQSAVELYISDVKSGNFPSEEEQY, encoded by the coding sequence ATGTCTGTTGCCAAAAGAGAAGTCAAAAGAATAACAACACACGTGCTTCATGCTATGAAAGAACGGGGTGAAAAAATATCCATGCTCACGGCTTACGACTTTAGTATGGCCAAAATTTTAGATGCCGCAGGGGTAGATATTTTATTAGTCGGAGATTCAGCATCCAATGTCATGGCTGGACATGAGACTACTCTTCCCATTACTTTAGAGCACATGATTTATCATGCTCAATCTGTCATCAGAGCAGTAGAGAGAGCATTTGTAGTGGTGGATTTACCATTCGGATCTTATCAGGGCAATAGCACCAAAGCACTCAATTCCGCTATTGCCATCATGAAAGAATCCGGGGCACATGCTGTGAAGCTGGAAGGCGGCGCTGAAATTGAAGATTCTGTCAGAAGAATACTTTCTGCGGGAGTACCGGTCATGGGACATCTGGGTCTAACCCCACAAAGTATCTATAAATTCGGCACATACTCCGTCAGAGCTAAAGAAGAAGCTGAAGCTGCAAAATTAATGGAAGATGCTAAATTGCTGGAGGAAGCAGGTTGTTTTGCCATTGTGTTGGAAAAAATACCCGCAGAGCTCGGAACCAAAGTATCACAAGCAGTTGGAATTCCTGTGATCGGAATTGGAGCCGGAAACGGAACAGACGGCCAGGTTTTAGTTACACATGACATGTTGGGCATCACCAAAGATTTTCATCCACGCTTTCTGAGAAGATATCTCGAATTATTCAGCACCATTCAATCTGCAGTAGAACTGTACATTTCTGATGTTAAATCGGGAAATTTCCCAAGTGAAGAAGAACAATACTGA
- a CDS encoding IS110 family transposase, giving the protein MKQKIEMTVKNFNAAGIDIGSKSHFVAIGQNADEIKEFGVYHSDHVAIVKYLKDNNIKTIAMESTGSYWQGLYVVLVESDFEVLLVPGSQTKGFRKTDVKDARQLQQLHSIGLLSSCFLPDDFTYRVRELSRHRKSMVRDGAKYSNRMQKCLRMMNLRLDVVISDITGVSGLRIIKAILSGERDGRVLASLADCRVKNSKEKIEDALQGNFHVELLYELKDNLELYETIQTKIINLDNQITKLISETQDVKNSDVNMDEVQLTKKHVRGKKQTKIPIQKLSYLLYHTDLSAIKGVSLNTILTTVSELGTSTDKFRNSKAFVSWLRLAPNNKISGGKVLSSRTPKASNPLTIAFRDAANVIGNQRSGELTNFFKRIAFKKGRCAAITATARKLATIIFNMIKNKEPYNPKKDEVIKIKIEQKKVSNAKKILEMKGFIIIDNQGVMVS; this is encoded by the coding sequence ATGAAACAGAAAATTGAAATGACAGTAAAAAATTTTAATGCTGCGGGTATTGACATTGGCTCAAAGAGTCATTTTGTTGCAATTGGGCAAAATGCCGATGAAATTAAAGAGTTTGGTGTGTATCACTCTGACCATGTTGCCATAGTCAAATATTTAAAAGACAATAACATAAAGACGATTGCTATGGAGAGTACTGGAAGTTATTGGCAAGGTCTTTATGTAGTTTTGGTTGAAAGTGATTTTGAAGTGTTATTAGTCCCCGGAAGCCAGACCAAAGGATTTAGAAAAACGGATGTTAAAGATGCCAGGCAACTACAGCAATTACATAGTATAGGATTATTAAGCAGTTGCTTTCTTCCCGATGATTTTACTTACAGAGTCCGGGAACTAAGCAGACATAGAAAATCTATGGTTCGTGATGGTGCAAAGTATTCCAATAGAATGCAAAAGTGTTTAAGAATGATGAACCTAAGGCTTGATGTTGTGATTTCAGATATTACAGGTGTTTCTGGGTTGAGAATAATTAAAGCCATCCTTAGCGGTGAGCGAGATGGCAGAGTACTCGCATCTTTGGCTGATTGTAGAGTAAAAAACTCAAAAGAAAAAATTGAAGATGCTTTACAAGGAAATTTTCATGTTGAATTACTTTACGAATTAAAAGATAATTTAGAGTTGTATGAGACCATACAAACCAAAATCATCAATTTAGATAACCAAATTACAAAATTAATAAGTGAAACGCAGGATGTTAAAAATTCCGATGTAAATATGGATGAAGTACAACTTACAAAAAAACATGTGAGAGGTAAAAAGCAGACGAAAATACCAATACAAAAACTAAGTTATTTACTTTATCACACTGATTTATCTGCAATAAAAGGGGTTAGTTTAAACACCATATTGACCACTGTATCAGAGTTGGGAACATCAACTGATAAATTTCGTAATAGTAAAGCATTTGTTTCGTGGCTTAGATTGGCTCCCAACAATAAAATTTCAGGGGGTAAGGTGTTAAGCAGTAGGACTCCTAAAGCAAGCAATCCTCTTACTATTGCCTTTAGAGATGCTGCTAATGTAATTGGGAATCAAAGAAGTGGTGAATTAACGAATTTTTTTAAGAGAATAGCTTTCAAAAAAGGTAGATGTGCGGCAATCACAGCAACAGCACGAAAATTAGCGACAATCATATTTAATATGATTAAGAATAAGGAGCCCTACAACCCAAAGAAAGATGAAGTGATTAAAATTAAAATAGAACAGAAAAAAGTAAGTAATGCCAAAAAAATATTAGAAATGAAGGGATTTATCATAATTGACAATCAAGGTGTTATGGTGAGTTAG
- a CDS encoding SDR family oxidoreductase: MKILLTGVTGYIGQRLLPVFLEKGHHVVCCVRDSKRFNYHNYNKGDITVIEVDFLNSVTLQSIPDDIDVAYYLIHSMSTLSGDFENMEEKCAQNFKDRLEQTQVKQVVYLSGIVNETELSLHLTSRKHVEDILAGASFALTTLRAGIIVGSGSASFEIIRDLVEKLPVMIAPKWLKTRCQPIGIRNVIQFLDGVKDFTETYGHSYDIGGPDILNYKEMLLRFAKIRHLKRYIWVVPVMTPKISSYWLYFVTSTSYTLAGNLVNSMKVEVVCKPNNLAELLGITLLDYDTSIRLAFDKIEQNQVLSSWKDALTSDVLHKGISQYIEVPVNGCFTDVRKEKVTDSEAVLNRIWSLGGQNGWYYGNWLWEVRGFIDQLFGGVGMRRGRKSPSEIHTGDALDFWRVLLADKNEKRLLLYAEMKLPGEAWLEFKIDENNILIQTATFRPLGVLGRLYWYSVLPFHGFIFNGMIKRIANI, from the coding sequence ATGAAAATTCTACTTACAGGCGTCACAGGTTACATCGGGCAGCGTCTTTTACCCGTATTTCTTGAAAAAGGTCACCATGTAGTGTGTTGTGTCAGAGATTCAAAAAGATTTAATTATCACAATTACAACAAGGGTGATATTACTGTCATTGAAGTTGATTTTCTGAATTCAGTTACATTACAATCCATCCCTGATGACATTGACGTGGCATATTATCTCATACACTCTATGTCTACCCTGTCCGGTGACTTTGAAAATATGGAAGAAAAATGTGCTCAGAATTTTAAAGACAGATTAGAGCAAACCCAAGTAAAACAAGTGGTTTATCTGAGTGGTATTGTCAATGAAACAGAGTTATCCCTTCATCTAACTTCCCGAAAACATGTCGAAGATATCCTGGCAGGTGCGAGTTTTGCACTGACTACTTTAAGGGCAGGAATTATTGTTGGTTCCGGAAGTGCATCTTTTGAAATCATCCGTGATCTGGTCGAAAAATTACCGGTAATGATTGCACCCAAATGGCTCAAAACCCGTTGTCAGCCTATCGGAATCCGAAATGTCATCCAGTTTCTGGACGGTGTCAAAGATTTTACTGAAACTTACGGCCATTCTTATGATATAGGTGGACCTGACATTTTAAATTATAAGGAAATGCTCTTGCGATTTGCAAAGATTCGCCACCTCAAAAGGTACATTTGGGTGGTGCCTGTGATGACACCTAAAATATCTTCATACTGGTTATATTTTGTAACTTCTACATCATACACACTGGCAGGAAATCTGGTGAATAGTATGAAAGTTGAAGTTGTTTGCAAACCTAATAATTTAGCAGAGCTACTGGGTATTACACTTCTGGATTATGATACTTCCATCAGATTAGCTTTTGATAAGATAGAGCAAAATCAGGTGCTTTCCAGCTGGAAAGATGCCCTGACCAGCGATGTGCTTCATAAGGGTATCTCACAATATATTGAAGTCCCTGTAAACGGCTGTTTTACAGATGTCCGCAAGGAAAAAGTCACAGATTCTGAAGCCGTCTTAAACCGAATATGGTCTTTAGGCGGGCAAAATGGCTGGTATTATGGCAATTGGCTATGGGAAGTTCGTGGATTTATCGATCAGCTTTTTGGCGGCGTTGGCATGCGCCGGGGCCGTAAAAGTCCATCAGAAATACACACCGGGGATGCATTGGATTTTTGGCGGGTATTACTGGCTGATAAAAATGAGAAACGACTATTATTGTATGCAGAGATGAAATTACCGGGTGAAGCCTGGCTGGAATTTAAAATTGACGAAAATAATATACTAATTCAAACAGCAACCTTTCGGCCACTGGGTGTTTTGGGTAGATTATACTGGTATTCCGTCCTGCCTTTTCATGGATTTATATTTAATGGTATGATCAAAAGAATCGCAAACATTTAA
- a CDS encoding cryptochrome/photolyase family protein, translated as MNKAGLIFPHQLFEQNPLINSCDTIYLVEEFLFFRQYRFHKQKIAFHRASMKFYENYLQSKDIKVIYIDVHTEHGDIRNLLPYLKEEGINDIEYIDTTDDWLEKRIIKSCEEHRITRTKHASPLFLNSSREIDSYFEDKKRFFQTDFYKYQRQSRKILMNDHQKPVGGKWTFDDENRLKYPKDKIAPKVTPLSINKYYKEAILYTENYFPDHYGKINTGFLYPTTFEESKRWLQDFLNTRFIDFGAYEDAIVSNESILHHSILTPMLNVGLITPQFIIDETLRYAKTHNVPINSTEGFVRQIIGWREFIRAVYQLKGTEERTRNYWGFTRKIPKSFWNGTTGIEPLDITIKKVIETGYCYHIERLMVIGNFMLLCEFDPDEVYRWFMELFIDAYDWVMVPNIYGMSQFADGGLMSTKPYISGSNYLIKMSNYKKGPWQETWDALFWRFMHVHRDFFLQNPRLGMLIRSFDKMSEAKQQAHLNKANQFIKSLS; from the coding sequence ATGAATAAAGCAGGACTGATTTTCCCACATCAACTTTTTGAGCAAAATCCACTGATAAATTCCTGCGACACCATTTATCTTGTCGAAGAGTTTTTGTTCTTCAGACAATATCGTTTTCATAAACAAAAGATAGCTTTCCACCGGGCAAGTATGAAGTTTTATGAAAATTATTTGCAGTCGAAAGATATCAAAGTTATCTACATAGATGTACATACTGAACATGGAGATATCAGAAATTTATTGCCATATTTAAAAGAAGAAGGCATAAATGATATAGAATATATAGACACTACCGATGACTGGCTTGAAAAGCGTATCATCAAAAGTTGTGAAGAACACCGGATTACAAGGACAAAACATGCTTCGCCATTATTCCTGAATTCATCCCGTGAAATAGATAGTTATTTTGAGGATAAAAAAAGATTTTTCCAGACAGACTTTTATAAATATCAAAGGCAAAGCAGAAAAATCCTGATGAATGATCATCAAAAACCCGTAGGTGGCAAATGGACGTTTGATGATGAAAACCGACTCAAATACCCTAAAGATAAAATAGCTCCTAAAGTCACCCCTTTATCCATAAATAAGTATTACAAAGAAGCTATTTTATATACGGAAAATTACTTCCCTGACCACTATGGGAAGATAAATACTGGCTTCCTCTACCCTACCACTTTTGAAGAGAGTAAAAGATGGCTTCAGGATTTTTTAAATACCAGATTTATTGATTTTGGTGCTTATGAAGATGCCATTGTTTCTAATGAAAGTATTCTCCACCACAGTATTTTAACACCAATGCTGAATGTTGGCCTGATTACGCCGCAATTCATCATTGACGAGACGCTCAGATATGCAAAAACCCATAATGTTCCCATCAATTCTACTGAAGGATTTGTTCGTCAGATAATTGGTTGGCGGGAATTTATCAGAGCAGTCTATCAGTTAAAAGGAACGGAAGAACGCACACGAAATTATTGGGGATTCACCCGCAAAATACCCAAATCATTCTGGAATGGAACAACAGGTATTGAACCATTGGATATCACCATCAAAAAAGTAATAGAAACCGGATATTGTTACCACATCGAAAGATTGATGGTCATCGGAAATTTTATGTTGCTTTGCGAGTTTGATCCTGATGAAGTGTATCGATGGTTTATGGAATTATTTATAGATGCATATGATTGGGTGATGGTACCAAATATTTATGGCATGAGTCAGTTTGCTGACGGAGGGTTAATGTCCACAAAGCCTTACATCAGCGGAAGCAACTATCTGATCAAGATGAGTAATTACAAAAAAGGTCCCTGGCAAGAAACCTGGGATGCACTTTTCTGGAGATTTATGCACGTACATCGGGATTTCTTTTTGCAAAATCCGCGTTTAGGTATGTTGATACGTAGTTTCGACAAAATGTCTGAAGCAAAACAGCAAGCTCATCTGAATAAGGCAAATCAATTTATAAAATCATTATCATGA
- a CDS encoding DUF2256 domain-containing protein: MKKSDLPTKLCIVCQRPFSWRKKWEKVWHEVKYCSDKCRMNKTKK, encoded by the coding sequence ATGAAAAAATCAGACCTTCCAACTAAGCTTTGTATCGTTTGCCAAAGGCCCTTTTCATGGCGTAAGAAATGGGAAAAAGTATGGCATGAAGTAAAATATTGCAGTGATAAGTGTCGCATGAACAAAACCAAAAAATGA